The Cyanobacteria bacterium FACHB-DQ100 genome includes a window with the following:
- a CDS encoding STAS domain-containing protein → MELSTRTIQFPETLDDAAIAQFHEHAELAIHSDAAVVLVDFANVEFMSSPGLMALVIVFKRSREANKPMLLRSINERVRMLLELTGMEEVFEIIESSVEESEPLLTASR, encoded by the coding sequence ATGGAATTATCAACTAGAACGATTCAGTTCCCAGAAACGCTAGATGACGCGGCGATTGCACAGTTTCACGAACATGCCGAGCTTGCAATTCATTCGGATGCAGCCGTTGTGCTTGTTGACTTTGCCAACGTTGAGTTTATGAGCAGTCCTGGTTTAATGGCTTTAGTGATTGTGTTTAAGCGATCGCGGGAAGCAAATAAACCGATGCTCTTACGCTCTATCAACGAGCGCGTCAGAATGTTGCTGGAACTTACCGGAATGGAAGAAGTGTTTGAGATTATCGAAAGCTCAGTTGAGGAAAGCGAACCGCTCCTTACTGCTTCTAGATA
- a CDS encoding DUF2795 domain-containing protein yields the protein MAKVNPIEVQKHLKGLDYPATKEDVIKHAEKNGADEELKALLNDLPDEEFEKPTDVNKAIGQVG from the coding sequence ATGGCAAAGGTGAACCCGATCGAAGTACAGAAGCATCTCAAGGGACTCGACTACCCAGCGACTAAAGAAGATGTGATCAAACACGCAGAGAAAAATGGTGCAGATGAAGAGTTAAAAGCGCTTCTAAACGATCTGCCTGATGAGGAATTTGAAAAGCCAACGGATGTCAACAAAGCGATCGGACAGGTTGGATAG
- a CDS encoding high light inducible protein, with protein sequence MQTPPSTTDLPISTAYNGKDRNAFLFGWTPQAELWNGRFAMIGFLAYLLWDLAGYSVVRDLLHLVG encoded by the coding sequence ATGCAAACTCCTCCCAGTACGACTGATTTACCTATCTCGACTGCCTACAATGGAAAAGATCGCAACGCCTTTCTTTTCGGCTGGACACCCCAAGCCGAGCTATGGAATGGTCGGTTTGCAATGATTGGTTTTCTCGCATACCTTCTTTGGGATTTAGCTGGTTATAGTGTTGTGCGCGACTTGCTGCACCTGGTTGGCTAA